Proteins encoded by one window of Anas platyrhynchos isolate ZD024472 breed Pekin duck chromosome 14, IASCAAS_PekinDuck_T2T, whole genome shotgun sequence:
- the AFF4 gene encoding AF4/FMR2 family member 4 isoform X2, translated as MNREDRNVLRMKERERRNQEIQQGEEAFPPNSPLFAEPYKVTSKEDKLSSRIQSMLGNYDEMEDLLGDRSQQKLVGIPKPTVPSATDEKSNQSFFGDQRHNTSSHQSSKWTPVGPAPSTSSQSQKRSSGLQSGHSSQRGSGNNTSSSGQRHDRDSYSSSSSRKKSQHGSEHSKSRSSSPGKPPAVSSLSSSHSRSHGSDHHSKEHQRSKSPRDPDANWDSPSRVPSFSSGQHSNQSFPPSLMSKSNSMLQKPTAYVRPMDGQESMEPKLSSEHYSSQTHSSSVNELKPSSKAHLTKLKIPSQPLDASASGDVSCVDEILKEMSHSWPPPLTAIHTPCKTEPSKFPFPTKESQQSSFGTGEQKRYNPSSKTSNGHQSKSCESNQTDMLKDDLKLSSSEDSDGEQDCDKTVPRSTPGSNSEPSQHNSEGADNSRDDSSSHSGSESSSGSDSESESSSSDSEANEPSQSASPEPEPPPTNKWQLDNWLNKVNSHKVSPASSVDSNIPSSQGYKKEGRDQGTGSGYADQSGSKDSISSTPGRDSKPTQKGSEGSRGRQKSPAQSDSSTQRRTVGKKQPKKAEKTSVEEPRGGLKIESETPVDMATNIPSNRHKAATKGSRKPNIKKEPKSSPRPTTEKKKYKASSKSAQKSREFIETDTSSSDSDENESLPPSSQTPKYSESNRTPVKSSMEEDDSFFRHRMFSPMEEKELLSPLSDPDERYPLIVKIDLSLLSRIPGKPYKDADAPKVEKKTVPEKHTRESQKQPSDKSSTKGKRKHKQNEDENRASESKKTKLEEKAPSGHKTSSSRESLKPSAVKEKDLLPSPAAPVLQKDSKQEHGSRKRTVSQSSSLKSSSNVSKDSSGGSKSNSSSKQKKMEGKGSSSTKETKEKILNNSSNCPPVSAPSTESSKSRRAKLVFDDRTYSADHYLQEAKKLKHNADALSDRFEKAVYYLDAVVSFIECGNALEKNAQESKSPFPMYSETVELIKYTMKLKNYLAPDATAADKRLAVLCLRCQSLLYLRLFKLKKESALKYSKTLTEHLKNSYNNSQAPSPGMGSSKPVGMPSPVSPKLSPGNSGNYSSGAANPSGSGSSVTIPQRIHQMAASYVQVTSNFLYATEIWDQAEQLSKEQKEFFAELDKVMGPLVFNSSIMTDLVRYTRQGLHWLRLDAK; from the exons aTGAACCGTGAAGACCGGAATGTGCTGCGtatgaaagaaagggaaaggcgAAATCAAGAAATTCAACAGGGTGAAGAAGCCTTTCCGCCTAACTCTCCTCTCTTTGCGGAACCATACAAAGTT ACCAGCAAAGAAGACAAATTGTCTAGTCGCATTCAGAGCATGCTCGGTAATTATGACGAAATGGAGGATCTTCTAGGAGATCGATCGCAACAGAAGCTCGTTGGAATTCCCAAACCAACCGTACCATCAGCAACAGATGAGAAATCAAACCAAAGTTTCTTTGGTGACCAGAGACATAATACTAGTTCACATCAGAGTAGCAAATGGACTCCTGTAGGACCAGCACCTAGCACTTCCTCGCAATCTCAGAAACGGTCCTCGGGTTTACAGAGCGGGCACAGCAGTCAGCGCGGCAGTGGCAATAACACTAGCAGTAGTGGCCAGAGGCATGACCGTGACTCAtacagtagcagcagcagccgcaaAAAAAGCCAGCATGGATCAGAACACTCCAAATCCCGTTCTTCCAGCCCTGGAAAACCACCTGCTGTTTCTTCGTTGAGCTCCAGCCATTCGAGATCTCATGGAAGCGATCATCACAGCAAAGAACATCAACGGTCAAAATCTCCCCGGGATCCAGATGCCAACTGGGACTCTCCCTCCCGCGTACCCTCATTTTCAAGTGGACAACACTCTAATCAGTCTTTTCCACCCTCACTAATGTCCAAGTCCAATTCAATGTTACAGAAACCCACTGCCTATGTAAGGCCGATGGATGGGCAGGAATCCATGGAACCAAAGTTATCTTCTGAACACTACAGTAGCCAGActcacagcagcagtgtgaATGAGCTGAAGCCCAGCAGCAAAGCACATCTAACCAAGCTGAAAATACCTTCTCAACCACTCGAT GCATCAGCATCTGGCGATGTGAGCTGTGTGGATGAAATTCTAAAA GAGATGTCCCATTCTTGGCCTCCTCCACTGACTGCTATTCATACTCCGTGCAAAACTGAACCGtcaaaatttccttttccaacAAAG GAGTCCCAACAGTCCAGTTTTGGCACTGGAGAACAGA aacgATATAATCCTTCATCAAAAACATCCAATGGTCATCAATCCAAATC ATGTGAATCGAACCAGACAGA TATGTTGAAAGATGACTTAAAGCTTAGCAGTAGTGAAGACAGCGATGGAGAGCAG GATTGTGATAAGACAGTGCCAAGGAGCACACCTGGAAG taattcTGAACCTTCGCAACATAACAGTGAAGGAGCAGATAATTCAAGGGATGACTCGAGCAGCCATAGTGGATCTGAAAGCAGTTCAGGATCTGACTCCGAAAGTGAAAGCAGTTCCAGTGATAGTGAAGCTAATGAACCATCGCAGAGCGCATCCCCTGAG ccaGAGCCGCCGCCAACAAACAAGTGGCAACTGGATAACTGGTTGAATAAAGTTAATTCACATAAAGTGTCACCAGCTTCTTCTGTGGACAGCAATATCCCGTCCTCACAAGGCTACAAAAAAGAGGGACGGGATCAGGGGACAGGCAGTGGGTACGCTGATCAAAGTGGATCCAAGGATTCGATTTCTTCTACACCAGGGCGAGATTCCAAACCCACCCAAAAGGGCTCAGAGGGCAGTCGTGGCAGGCAGAAATCACCTGCGCAGAGTGACAGCTCAACACAGAGGAGGACTGTAGGTAAAAAGCAGCCCAAGAAGGCAGAAAAGACATCTGTTGAAGAGCCTAGAGGAGGTCTTAAAATAGAAAGTGAAACCCCAGTAGACATGGCAACAAATATACCTTCAAACAGGCATAAGGCAGCCACAAAAGGTTCCAGAAAACCTAACATAAAGAAGGAGCCCAAATCTTCCCCTCGGCCTACAACggagaagaagaaatacaaGGCTTCGAGCAAATCTGCCCAGAAATCCAGGGAATTCATAGAAACAGATACCTCATCCTCTGATtcagatgaaaatgaaagccTGCCTCCTTCGTCACAAACACCCAAATATTCTGAGAGCAATAGGACTCCTGTTAAATCTTCCATGGAGGAGGATGACAGCTTTTTTCGGCATAGAATGTTCTCTCCTATGGAAGAGAAAGAGCTTCTTTCACCACTCAGTGATCCTGATGAAAGGTACCCACTTATTGTGAAGATTGACCTGAGCCTCTTATCAAGAATACCAGGGAAGCCTTACAAGGATGCTGACGCGCCcaaagtggaaaagaaaaccGTACCAGAGAAGCACACAAGAGAATCCCAGAAGCAGCCTTCTGACAAAAGCTCTacaaaaggcaaaaggaaacaTAAGCAG AATGAGGATGAAAACAGAGCCagtgaaagcaagaaaacaaaactggaagagaaagctccatcaggacACAAGACGTCTAGCAGTAGAGA GTCTCTAAAGCCAAGTGCTGTTAAAGAGAAGGATTTACTGCCGTCTCCTGCTGCCCCAGTCCTACAGAAGGATTCCAAGCAGGAACATGGGTCCCGAAAGAGGACAGTCAGCCAGTCGTCATCCTTGAAGTCCAGCAGCAACGTCAGTAAGGACAGTAGTGGTGGCAGTAAAAGCAACTCATCTTCTAAACAGAAGAAGATGGAGGGAAAGGGTTCTAGCAGTACTAAAGAAACCAAG GAAAAGATTCTGAACAATTCCTCAAACTGCCCTCCTGTGTCTGCTCCATCTACAGAGAGCTCAAAGTCTAGAAGAGCAAAACTTGTTTTTGATGACAG GACTTACTCAGCTGATCATTATTTACAGGAAGCAAAGAAGTTAAAGCATAATGCCGATGCACTG TCTGACAGGTTCGAGAAGGCTGTGTACTACCTAGATGCAGTAGTGTCGTTCATTGAGTGTGGGAATGCATTGGAGAAAAATGCTCAGGAATCCAAGTCCCCGTTCCCTATGTATTCAGAAACTGTGGAATTAATCAA GTACactatgaaactgaaaaattactTGGCACCGGATGCTACAGCTGCAGATAAAAGGCTAGCAGTGCTTTG TCTTCGGTGCCAGTCTCTGCTATACCTAAGgcttttcaaactgaaaaaggaaagtgCATTGAAATATTCGAAGACTCTGACTGAACATCTGAAG aATTCCTATAACAATTCTCAAGCACCATCACCCGGTATGGGAAG CAGCAAGCCTGTTGGTATGCCGTCTCCAGTCTCTCCAAAGCTGTCTCCAGGGAATTCAGGAAATTACTCTTCTGGGGCAGCCAACCCTTCAGGGAGCGGGTCTTCGGTGACGATCCCCCAGAGGATCCATCAGATGGCAGCCAGCTACGTCCAAGTTACATCCAACTTCCTCTATGCcactgaaatatgggaccaagcCGAGCAGCTGTCTAAAGAACAGAAAG aGTTCTTTGCTGAACTGGATAAAGTCATGGGCCCTCTGGTTTTTAATTCAAGCATCATGACAGACCTAGTGCGTTATACCCGTCAGGGACTACATTGGTTGCGCCTGGATGCCAAGTGA
- the AFF4 gene encoding AF4/FMR2 family member 4 isoform X1: MNREDRNVLRMKERERRNQEIQQGEEAFPPNSPLFAEPYKVTSKEDKLSSRIQSMLGNYDEMEDLLGDRSQQKLVGIPKPTVPSATDEKSNQSFFGDQRHNTSSHQSSKWTPVGPAPSTSSQSQKRSSGLQSGHSSQRGSGNNTSSSGQRHDRDSYSSSSSRKKSQHGSEHSKSRSSSPGKPPAVSSLSSSHSRSHGSDHHSKEHQRSKSPRDPDANWDSPSRVPSFSSGQHSNQSFPPSLMSKSNSMLQKPTAYVRPMDGQESMEPKLSSEHYSSQTHSSSVNELKPSSKAHLTKLKIPSQPLDASASGDVSCVDEILKEMSHSWPPPLTAIHTPCKTEPSKFPFPTKESQQSSFGTGEQKRYNPSSKTSNGHQSKSCESNQTDMLKDDLKLSSSEDSDGEQDCDKTVPRSTPGSNSEPSQHNSEGADNSRDDSSSHSGSESSSGSDSESESSSSDSEANEPSQSASPEPEPPPTNKWQLDNWLNKVNSHKVSPASSVDSNIPSSQGYKKEGRDQGTGSGYADQSGSKDSISSTPGRDSKPTQKGSEGSRGRQKSPAQSDSSTQRRTVGKKQPKKAEKTSVEEPRGGLKIESETPVDMATNIPSNRHKAATKGSRKPNIKKEPKSSPRPTTEKKKYKASSKSAQKSREFIETDTSSSDSDENESLPPSSQTPKYSESNRTPVKSSMEEDDSFFRHRMFSPMEEKELLSPLSDPDERYPLIVKIDLSLLSRIPGKPYKDADAPKVEKKTVPEKHTRESQKQPSDKSSTKGKRKHKQNEDENRASESKKTKLEEKAPSGHKTSSSRESLKPSAVKEKDLLPSPAAPVLQKDSKQEHGSRKRTVSQSSSLKSSSNVSKDSSGGSKSNSSSKQKKMEGKGSSSTKETKEKILNNSSNCPPVSAPSTESSKSRRAKLVFDDRTYSADHYLQEAKKLKHNADALSDRFEKAVYYLDAVVSFIECGNALEKNAQESKSPFPMYSETVELIKYTMKLKNYLAPDATAADKRLAVLCLRCQSLLYLRLFKLKKESALKYSKTLTEHLKNSYNNSQAPSPGMGSKPVGMPSPVSPKLSPGNSGNYSSGAANPSGSGSSVTIPQRIHQMAASYVQVTSNFLYATEIWDQAEQLSKEQKEFFAELDKVMGPLVFNSSIMTDLVRYTRQGLHWLRLDAK, encoded by the exons aTGAACCGTGAAGACCGGAATGTGCTGCGtatgaaagaaagggaaaggcgAAATCAAGAAATTCAACAGGGTGAAGAAGCCTTTCCGCCTAACTCTCCTCTCTTTGCGGAACCATACAAAGTT ACCAGCAAAGAAGACAAATTGTCTAGTCGCATTCAGAGCATGCTCGGTAATTATGACGAAATGGAGGATCTTCTAGGAGATCGATCGCAACAGAAGCTCGTTGGAATTCCCAAACCAACCGTACCATCAGCAACAGATGAGAAATCAAACCAAAGTTTCTTTGGTGACCAGAGACATAATACTAGTTCACATCAGAGTAGCAAATGGACTCCTGTAGGACCAGCACCTAGCACTTCCTCGCAATCTCAGAAACGGTCCTCGGGTTTACAGAGCGGGCACAGCAGTCAGCGCGGCAGTGGCAATAACACTAGCAGTAGTGGCCAGAGGCATGACCGTGACTCAtacagtagcagcagcagccgcaaAAAAAGCCAGCATGGATCAGAACACTCCAAATCCCGTTCTTCCAGCCCTGGAAAACCACCTGCTGTTTCTTCGTTGAGCTCCAGCCATTCGAGATCTCATGGAAGCGATCATCACAGCAAAGAACATCAACGGTCAAAATCTCCCCGGGATCCAGATGCCAACTGGGACTCTCCCTCCCGCGTACCCTCATTTTCAAGTGGACAACACTCTAATCAGTCTTTTCCACCCTCACTAATGTCCAAGTCCAATTCAATGTTACAGAAACCCACTGCCTATGTAAGGCCGATGGATGGGCAGGAATCCATGGAACCAAAGTTATCTTCTGAACACTACAGTAGCCAGActcacagcagcagtgtgaATGAGCTGAAGCCCAGCAGCAAAGCACATCTAACCAAGCTGAAAATACCTTCTCAACCACTCGAT GCATCAGCATCTGGCGATGTGAGCTGTGTGGATGAAATTCTAAAA GAGATGTCCCATTCTTGGCCTCCTCCACTGACTGCTATTCATACTCCGTGCAAAACTGAACCGtcaaaatttccttttccaacAAAG GAGTCCCAACAGTCCAGTTTTGGCACTGGAGAACAGA aacgATATAATCCTTCATCAAAAACATCCAATGGTCATCAATCCAAATC ATGTGAATCGAACCAGACAGA TATGTTGAAAGATGACTTAAAGCTTAGCAGTAGTGAAGACAGCGATGGAGAGCAG GATTGTGATAAGACAGTGCCAAGGAGCACACCTGGAAG taattcTGAACCTTCGCAACATAACAGTGAAGGAGCAGATAATTCAAGGGATGACTCGAGCAGCCATAGTGGATCTGAAAGCAGTTCAGGATCTGACTCCGAAAGTGAAAGCAGTTCCAGTGATAGTGAAGCTAATGAACCATCGCAGAGCGCATCCCCTGAG ccaGAGCCGCCGCCAACAAACAAGTGGCAACTGGATAACTGGTTGAATAAAGTTAATTCACATAAAGTGTCACCAGCTTCTTCTGTGGACAGCAATATCCCGTCCTCACAAGGCTACAAAAAAGAGGGACGGGATCAGGGGACAGGCAGTGGGTACGCTGATCAAAGTGGATCCAAGGATTCGATTTCTTCTACACCAGGGCGAGATTCCAAACCCACCCAAAAGGGCTCAGAGGGCAGTCGTGGCAGGCAGAAATCACCTGCGCAGAGTGACAGCTCAACACAGAGGAGGACTGTAGGTAAAAAGCAGCCCAAGAAGGCAGAAAAGACATCTGTTGAAGAGCCTAGAGGAGGTCTTAAAATAGAAAGTGAAACCCCAGTAGACATGGCAACAAATATACCTTCAAACAGGCATAAGGCAGCCACAAAAGGTTCCAGAAAACCTAACATAAAGAAGGAGCCCAAATCTTCCCCTCGGCCTACAACggagaagaagaaatacaaGGCTTCGAGCAAATCTGCCCAGAAATCCAGGGAATTCATAGAAACAGATACCTCATCCTCTGATtcagatgaaaatgaaagccTGCCTCCTTCGTCACAAACACCCAAATATTCTGAGAGCAATAGGACTCCTGTTAAATCTTCCATGGAGGAGGATGACAGCTTTTTTCGGCATAGAATGTTCTCTCCTATGGAAGAGAAAGAGCTTCTTTCACCACTCAGTGATCCTGATGAAAGGTACCCACTTATTGTGAAGATTGACCTGAGCCTCTTATCAAGAATACCAGGGAAGCCTTACAAGGATGCTGACGCGCCcaaagtggaaaagaaaaccGTACCAGAGAAGCACACAAGAGAATCCCAGAAGCAGCCTTCTGACAAAAGCTCTacaaaaggcaaaaggaaacaTAAGCAG AATGAGGATGAAAACAGAGCCagtgaaagcaagaaaacaaaactggaagagaaagctccatcaggacACAAGACGTCTAGCAGTAGAGA GTCTCTAAAGCCAAGTGCTGTTAAAGAGAAGGATTTACTGCCGTCTCCTGCTGCCCCAGTCCTACAGAAGGATTCCAAGCAGGAACATGGGTCCCGAAAGAGGACAGTCAGCCAGTCGTCATCCTTGAAGTCCAGCAGCAACGTCAGTAAGGACAGTAGTGGTGGCAGTAAAAGCAACTCATCTTCTAAACAGAAGAAGATGGAGGGAAAGGGTTCTAGCAGTACTAAAGAAACCAAG GAAAAGATTCTGAACAATTCCTCAAACTGCCCTCCTGTGTCTGCTCCATCTACAGAGAGCTCAAAGTCTAGAAGAGCAAAACTTGTTTTTGATGACAG GACTTACTCAGCTGATCATTATTTACAGGAAGCAAAGAAGTTAAAGCATAATGCCGATGCACTG TCTGACAGGTTCGAGAAGGCTGTGTACTACCTAGATGCAGTAGTGTCGTTCATTGAGTGTGGGAATGCATTGGAGAAAAATGCTCAGGAATCCAAGTCCCCGTTCCCTATGTATTCAGAAACTGTGGAATTAATCAA GTACactatgaaactgaaaaattactTGGCACCGGATGCTACAGCTGCAGATAAAAGGCTAGCAGTGCTTTG TCTTCGGTGCCAGTCTCTGCTATACCTAAGgcttttcaaactgaaaaaggaaagtgCATTGAAATATTCGAAGACTCTGACTGAACATCTGAAG aATTCCTATAACAATTCTCAAGCACCATCACCCGGTATGGGAAG CAAGCCTGTTGGTATGCCGTCTCCAGTCTCTCCAAAGCTGTCTCCAGGGAATTCAGGAAATTACTCTTCTGGGGCAGCCAACCCTTCAGGGAGCGGGTCTTCGGTGACGATCCCCCAGAGGATCCATCAGATGGCAGCCAGCTACGTCCAAGTTACATCCAACTTCCTCTATGCcactgaaatatgggaccaagcCGAGCAGCTGTCTAAAGAACAGAAAG aGTTCTTTGCTGAACTGGATAAAGTCATGGGCCCTCTGGTTTTTAATTCAAGCATCATGACAGACCTAGTGCGTTATACCCGTCAGGGACTACATTGGTTGCGCCTGGATGCCAAGTGA
- the LEAP2 gene encoding liver-expressed antimicrobial peptide 2, with amino-acid sequence MKSIKIWLKLGKFYSGLFQPPPPTAAPPAEAAARTVKMHCLKVMAIFLFCSLLLSQMHCASLHQPQPHLKRQRRMTPFWRGVSLRPIGASCRDNSECITMLCRKNRCFLRSASE; translated from the exons ATGAAGTCTATAAAAATCTGGCTGAAGCTTGGCAAGTTCTACTCAGGGCTCTTCCAACCTCCTCCGCccacagctgctcctccagccgaAGCAGCAGCCCGTACTGTGAAGATGCACTGTTTGAAAGTCATGGCAATCTTCTTATTCTGCTCgctgctgctcagccag ATGCACTGTGCTTCCCTGCACCAGCCACAGCCCCACCTAAAAAGACAAAGGCGGATGACACCGTTCTGGAGAGGAGTCTCACTGAGACCCATCGGAGCCTCATGCAGGGATAACAGCGAGTGTATTACAATGCTATGCAG gaaaaacCGCTGCTTCCTGAGATCCGCCTCCGAGTGA
- the UQCRQ gene encoding cytochrome b-c1 complex subunit 8, with translation MGRHFGNLARVRHVVTYSLSPFEQRAFPNVLSHGLPNVWRRFSSQVFKVVPPFVGAYLLYSWGMQEFERLKRKNPADYENDK, from the exons ATGGGCCGGCACTTCGGGAACCTGGCTCGGGTGCGGCACGTCGTCACCTACAGCCTGTCGCCCTTCGAGCAGCGAGCCTTCCCCAACGTGCTGTCGCACGGGCTGCCCAACGTGTGGCGGCGTTTCAGTTCGCAGGTCTTCAAGGTGGTGCCCC CCTTCGTGGGCGCCTACCTCCTGTACTCCTGGGGCATGCAGGAGTTCGAGAGGCTGAAGAGGAAGAACCCTGCCGACTACGAGAACGACAAGTAG